In the genome of Penaeus vannamei isolate JL-2024 chromosome 26, ASM4276789v1, whole genome shotgun sequence, one region contains:
- the LOC138866522 gene encoding dentin sialophosphoprotein-like: MTQISMNKGSENDPDFQNKGRENDSDFQNKGSEDDPDFQDKGNFQNKGSEDEGSEDDPDFQNKGSENDPDFQNKGSGNDPDFQDKGRENNPDSQNKGRENEGNFQNKGSEDDPDFQNKGSENDSDFHE, translated from the exons atgacccagatttccatgaataaggggagtgagaatgacccagatttccagaataaggggagggagaatgactcAGATTTCCAGAATAAGGGGAGTGAGGATGACCCAGATTTCCAGGATAAGGGGA ATTTCCAGAATAaggggagtgaggatgaggggagtgaggatgaCCCAGATTTCCAGAATAAGGGGAGTGAGAATGACCCAGATTTCCAGAATAAGGGGAGTGGGAATGACCCAGATTTccaggataaggggagggaaaatAACCCAGATTCCcagaataaggggagggagaatgagggga ATTTCCAGAATAAGGGGAGTGAGGATGACCCAGATTTCCAGAATAAGGGGAGTGAGAATGACTCAGATTTCCATGAATAA